One window of Thermus hydrothermalis genomic DNA carries:
- a CDS encoding CsgG/HfaB family protein has translation MTTKTSSGLEGENPYANYTGPRAKAVVANFICAAAQCPAGVGASISELLMTALINTNHFILYDRSVLAQIQQEAYLGGKPLNLQGAELLVVGSITAFEPDAGGTRGGGGGILGGLLGAFGGGQKRSYVAVDMRIVDAQSGAIISAFRVEGEATDVDYGGLLGILGPGAALVGGLKQYEKTPMGKALAVMTSKAVEEIIKRTPRSYFKYAPDGKPYQQQP, from the coding sequence GTGACCACCAAGACCTCTTCGGGTTTGGAGGGGGAAAACCCCTATGCCAACTACACGGGGCCACGGGCTAAGGCGGTGGTGGCCAACTTTATCTGCGCTGCTGCCCAGTGCCCTGCGGGGGTGGGGGCTTCCATTTCGGAGCTTTTGATGACCGCCCTCATCAACACCAACCACTTCATCCTTTACGACCGTTCTGTGTTGGCGCAGATCCAACAGGAGGCTTACCTCGGGGGTAAACCCCTCAACCTCCAGGGGGCTGAGCTTCTGGTTGTAGGCTCCATTACAGCCTTTGAGCCCGATGCCGGTGGTACCCGGGGAGGGGGCGGAGGGATTTTGGGAGGCCTCCTGGGTGCCTTTGGCGGGGGGCAGAAGCGCTCTTACGTGGCGGTGGATATGCGCATCGTGGATGCCCAAAGCGGCGCCATCATTTCCGCTTTCCGCGTGGAGGGGGAGGCTACGGATGTGGACTACGGGGGGCTCCTAGGCATTCTGGGGCCGGGGGCTGCCCTTGTGGGTGGGTTGAAGCAATACGAGAAGACCCCCATGGGTAAGGCGTTGGCTGTGATGACCTCCAAGGCGGTGGAGGAGATCATCAAGCGCACGCCTAGGAGTTACTTCAAGTATGCTCCGGATGGGAAGCCTTACCAGCAGCAGCCTTAG